One Flavobacterium cerinum genomic window, AGAAATCCCACCCGAAGGCAGGATTATTTTTTATCTGGTTTTTCAGCGATTTATTCTTCAGTCGCTGTTTCTTGTGCTTCCGCTTCAGCCGGTGCTTCTTTCGAAACCAAACCTTTAGCTTGTAACATATTGTACCAGTTTAATACTTTTTTAATATCAGAAGCATACACTCTGTCTTCATCAAAATCAGGTAATACTTCTCTGAAATACGTTTCCAGTTTTGCATTATCCTCTTTGTGTGAAAGAGCCGGTCCGTTGTCTTCTTTTTCAGCAATAGCTCTGAAAACTTCAGCTAAACGGATTTCTCCATCATAGGTATAGATTGAAATTTCAGACAATAAGCTTACATTACTACGTAAACCAACTGTGATTTTTTTCCCGTCCAATAATGACTCGGCTACAAATCCTGTTCTGGTTTGTAATTTCAATGCATATAAACCCGGTTTTCCTGAAATTGCTAATATTCTTTCTATGCTCATTTTTCTATTTTTTTAAAGGATGACAAATATCTAATCTTTGAATTGAAAAACAAAAATTATCGCCCTTTTTTGGCAATAAATTTCATTTTATAATCCGGACGCGTTTTGCCTTCCATGATGTTCTGTAATTTTTTTGAGATTAATCTTTTTTTCAACGATGAGATTTTGTCGGTAAACAAAATTCCTTCGATATGGTCATATTCGTGTTGGATTACTCTGGCAATCAGTCCGTCGTAAACATCGGTATGCTTATTAAAATCCTCGTCATAATACTCGATCGTGATTTTTTCCTGACGGAATACATCTTCTCTTACATCCGGAATACTCAGACATCCTTCGTTGAATCCCCATTCTTCTCCTTCTTCTTTCACTATCTTAGCATTAATAAACGTCTTACGGAAGTTTTTTAATAATTCCTGTTCTTCCTGTGTCAGATCTTCACTATCGCTAAACGGCTCACAATCTATGATAAAAATACGAATCGGCATACCTACCTGTGGCGCGGCTAAACCTACTCCATAAGCATTATACATCGTATCATACATATTCGCTATCGTTTGTTTTAAATTGGGATAATCCTGCGACACTTCTTCACAAACCTTGCGCAACACTGGATCGCCATATCCGATAATAGGTAAAATCATTATTCTTATTTTAAAGGATTTATAACGGATTAAAGCGCAAAAACCTTTAATCCGTGCGCAAAAGTAATGAAAAAATACAGATTCCTGTACCGTTTATCCCGATTTGACTTTTTTTAAACATTTTTATGTAAAATCATTCTTAATTTTACTCCTACTTTTTTTACATTTTCTACCTTTGTTTTTAACACGGTTACAATGCTATATCAAATTAGAAAATTCATAGACAGTACCAACTTCACCAATGCTTTTAAAGTAACCCTCGCCGCGGTAATTCCTTTTATCGTGTTTGCCCGGTTGGGCTATTCTAATATCGGCTTTACTATCGCACTCGGAACCATATTGACCTTTCCCAGTGATATTCACGGTAATCTGAAACACAAAATTAACGGTTTACTGGTTGCTGTTTTACTCGGCACCGGTTGTACCTTACTCATCAGTTCCTGTAGCCATAATCCCTGGATATTATATCCGGTGATGGGTTTGACGTTGTTTTTTCTTTCGATGCTATCCGCTTACGGTCAACGTGCGAATCTGGTTTCCTTTTCCGGATTAATTGCCATCGCTTTAGCTTTTAGTCACGACTATAAAGGTTGGGACCTTATATTACACGGTATCTGGATTGCTGTGGGCGGTTTGTTTTATATCCTGATTTCACTTATTTTTTACTTTATTCGTCCGAAGCGTTATGTCGAATTACAAACGGTAGATTGTATTCGTCTGACTTCAAAATATCTAAAGCTACGCGGTGATTTGTGGAATATTGATGCCAACAAATCCAAGATCATTGAAAAGCAGCTTCATCTTCAGGTGGAGATTAACACCATACATGAAAATCTCCGTGAATTTCTGATCCGTAATCAAACCAGTTCTGCCAACTCGAATCATAATCGTAAAATGTTAATTGTTTTTACAACCATGGTCGATATTCTGGAACTGGCTTTATCGACATCATTCGATTATGATAAGTTACAGAAGAAGTTTGCCGAACATCAAAAAGTACTGGCAACCTATCAAAATCTGGCTTATAATCTTGCCGCCAGTCTGAAAAAAATTGCTCAAAGCATTGAAAAAGACATCAAATATACGTCCAGACATTCGTTACTGGAAGATCTGGAAGCATTAGAGAGAGTCATCGCTGCTTACGAACAGAATGTCGGTAAAGCACAGGCTTACGAAGGTGTATTAATGCTCAACAACATGTTGCATTATGCGGAACGTCAGATTGAAAAAATAAAAGTTCTGGAACGCGTTTTTTCCGATTCCATCAACCTTCAGGACTATAAAAACCGGAATAAAGACATTGAAAAATTCCTTACACCTCAAAACTACCGTTGGAATACACTGGTGGAAAATCTGAGTTTTTCGTCTACTTTTTTCCGACATTCATTACGGATGACAATCACCTTATTATTAGGTTATATCATCGGTCAGTTTCTTCCATTTCAGAATCCATACTGGATATTGCTGACTATTGTTGTGATTATGCGTCCCGGTTACGGT contains:
- a CDS encoding DUF5606 family protein, which gives rise to MSIERILAISGKPGLYALKLQTRTGFVAESLLDGKKITVGLRSNVSLLSEISIYTYDGEIRLAEVFRAIAEKEDNGPALSHKEDNAKLETYFREVLPDFDEDRVYASDIKKVLNWYNMLQAKGLVSKEAPAEAEAQETATEE
- the def gene encoding peptide deformylase, whose amino-acid sequence is MILPIIGYGDPVLRKVCEEVSQDYPNLKQTIANMYDTMYNAYGVGLAAPQVGMPIRIFIIDCEPFSDSEDLTQEEQELLKNFRKTFINAKIVKEEGEEWGFNEGCLSIPDVREDVFRQEKITIEYYDEDFNKHTDVYDGLIARVIQHEYDHIEGILFTDKISSLKKRLISKKLQNIMEGKTRPDYKMKFIAKKGR
- a CDS encoding FUSC family protein, which codes for MLYQIRKFIDSTNFTNAFKVTLAAVIPFIVFARLGYSNIGFTIALGTILTFPSDIHGNLKHKINGLLVAVLLGTGCTLLISSCSHNPWILYPVMGLTLFFLSMLSAYGQRANLVSFSGLIAIALAFSHDYKGWDLILHGIWIAVGGLFYILISLIFYFIRPKRYVELQTVDCIRLTSKYLKLRGDLWNIDANKSKIIEKQLHLQVEINTIHENLREFLIRNQTSSANSNHNRKMLIVFTTMVDILELALSTSFDYDKLQKKFAEHQKVLATYQNLAYNLAASLKKIAQSIEKDIKYTSRHSLLEDLEALERVIAAYEQNVGKAQAYEGVLMLNNMLHYAERQIEKIKVLERVFSDSINLQDYKNRNKDIEKFLTPQNYRWNTLVENLSFSSTFFRHSLRMTITLLLGYIIGQFLPFQNPYWILLTIVVIMRPGYGLTKQRSIERILGTVLGGIIAFGFLYITSNHTILGVLCVISMLLGFTFSNTNYKIGATFITIYVIFIYGILTPNVNEVIQYRILDTLVGAVLSFTASYLLWPSWEFLNVRTFLEKAIAANREYLEEISRFYNQKGEVTTAYKLARKHAFIEIGNLMASFQRMIQEPKSKQRQKSQVFKLAVLNHTLLSSLASIGTYVQSHKTTKASEAFNIVVNTVIHNLNQAIAVLNNEESNLLSEDEKEKLEVSFSELKSIRAKELHEDLQNDEDFKLKLEESQLVIEQLIWLTNLSENILKATIALKNKNAE